A genomic window from Sulfurospirillum multivorans DSM 12446 includes:
- a CDS encoding FeoB-associated Cys-rich membrane protein, which yields MLEDVLLVAISLGALYYLYRKLVKNRGCGCGKNSCGEKK from the coding sequence ATGTTAGAAGATGTTTTATTGGTGGCGATTAGTTTAGGAGCACTCTATTACCTTTACCGAAAATTGGTGAAAAACAGAGGATGCGGGTGTGGCAAAAATAGTTGTGGTGAAAAAAAATAG
- a CDS encoding TonB-dependent siderophore receptor yields MMKFRTLSIAVAAALALYSPLLAESFPSLHVNIASQSLSSALGEFAKQAKLQLIVDSKLLEGKKAPTLQGEMSLKEALAKLLKGTGLEATIQGDVMVIKPQNDAEVALDAITISAAQATTEGTGSYTIGSTNTATKLNLSLRDTPQSVVVVTRQQIEDQNLESFADVVNSIAGFNAPVWDTDRTYITMRGFEVDYYQIDGMPTYYGGNIQQDLVMYDRVEVVRGANGLMSGAGEPAASINFMRKHATSKEATGTLTAKAGSWDNYRGTVDVQSGVNEPGSVRARVVVSKEDKDSFVDFYHKDTEAFYGIVDADIGDNTLFYAGVSYQNNSADGSSWGGVPAWFSDGTRTDFGASASFTPKWTYWETETKTIFTGVEHTFANDVKLKANYTHLEFESDSKLALTGYYEFPDRTTGLGLNSVYAGKYQTENKQDTIDIYTSIPLEVGGLKHEILVGFAYNQEDSITHTSDPLSSVSTQSVYSWNGNIPEPDWSDFYKTEDTVTKQLGAYLATRIALREDLKLILGSRVSNWEYENKLSDYSYEHDHVITPYAGVVYDLDEAHSVYASYTDIFKPQDYRDKSGNYLDTKEGASYEAGIKGEYFGGKLNAALAVFRMEQDNVAEADGANFVPGTTTQAYYGAAGVVSKGYEIDLSGSITPEWSVSAGWVQFSAKDAENVDVTTTHPRKEAKLGTTYKMGQLTLGTVLSWQSKFYESTTDSLGNAVDLTQDAVFLVDVMAKYQITKALSAQLNVENLFDKEYYSNIDYSTQVIYGDPRTVTLTMKYTF; encoded by the coding sequence ATGATGAAATTTCGCACCCTATCCATTGCCGTGGCGGCGGCTTTGGCGCTTTATTCGCCTCTCTTGGCGGAGAGTTTCCCCTCTTTACATGTAAACATCGCATCTCAAAGTTTAAGCTCTGCCCTTGGCGAATTTGCCAAACAAGCCAAGCTTCAACTCATCGTTGATTCTAAACTGCTTGAAGGCAAAAAAGCGCCAACGCTTCAAGGCGAAATGAGTCTCAAAGAGGCACTTGCCAAACTGCTCAAAGGTACAGGTTTGGAGGCGACGATCCAAGGGGATGTGATGGTGATCAAACCTCAAAATGACGCGGAAGTCGCCCTCGATGCGATCACAATCAGCGCGGCGCAAGCAACGACAGAGGGCACAGGCTCCTATACGATAGGTTCAACGAATACCGCCACCAAACTCAATCTCTCACTACGTGATACGCCTCAATCCGTCGTCGTGGTCACGCGTCAGCAAATTGAAGACCAAAATTTAGAGTCGTTTGCCGATGTGGTGAACTCCATCGCAGGTTTTAATGCCCCTGTGTGGGATACGGATCGGACGTATATTACGATGCGGGGTTTTGAGGTGGATTATTACCAAATCGATGGAATGCCAACGTATTATGGTGGTAACATTCAGCAAGATTTGGTGATGTATGACCGCGTGGAAGTAGTACGTGGTGCGAACGGTTTGATGAGTGGGGCGGGTGAGCCAGCGGCGAGCATTAATTTTATGCGAAAACATGCAACTTCCAAAGAGGCAACAGGAACGCTCACAGCCAAAGCGGGCAGTTGGGACAATTACCGAGGCACGGTCGATGTCCAATCGGGTGTGAATGAACCAGGAAGTGTGCGTGCACGCGTGGTTGTAAGCAAAGAGGATAAAGACTCGTTTGTTGATTTTTACCATAAAGATACCGAAGCATTTTATGGCATCGTGGACGCCGATATTGGGGACAATACGCTCTTTTACGCAGGGGTGAGTTATCAAAACAACAGTGCCGATGGAAGCTCATGGGGTGGCGTTCCTGCGTGGTTTAGCGATGGCACACGTACGGATTTTGGCGCGTCCGCTTCCTTTACGCCTAAATGGACCTATTGGGAAACTGAGACCAAAACGATTTTCACAGGTGTTGAGCACACGTTTGCCAATGACGTCAAGCTCAAAGCCAATTACACCCATTTAGAATTTGAATCCGACTCAAAACTAGCACTTACAGGCTATTATGAATTTCCTGATCGCACAACGGGTTTAGGGCTTAATTCGGTTTATGCCGGTAAATACCAGACAGAAAACAAGCAAGATACGATTGATATTTATACCTCCATTCCCTTAGAAGTGGGTGGATTGAAACATGAAATTCTTGTAGGATTTGCCTACAATCAAGAAGACAGCATCACCCATACGAGTGACCCACTGAGTTCTGTTTCGACACAAAGTGTTTACAGCTGGAATGGCAATATTCCAGAGCCAGATTGGTCAGATTTTTACAAAACGGAAGATACGGTAACGAAGCAGTTAGGGGCGTACCTTGCCACGCGTATTGCGTTGCGTGAGGATCTAAAGTTGATTCTTGGAAGCCGTGTGAGCAATTGGGAATATGAAAATAAGCTGAGTGACTACAGCTACGAGCATGACCATGTCATAACGCCTTATGCAGGGGTTGTTTACGATTTGGATGAGGCACATTCTGTGTATGCAAGCTATACCGACATCTTTAAACCGCAAGATTACCGCGATAAAAGTGGTAATTATCTTGATACCAAAGAGGGTGCAAGCTATGAAGCGGGCATCAAAGGTGAATATTTTGGTGGAAAACTCAACGCAGCACTGGCTGTTTTTAGAATGGAGCAAGACAATGTTGCCGAAGCCGATGGGGCAAATTTCGTGCCAGGCACGACAACCCAAGCCTATTATGGCGCGGCAGGTGTTGTGAGCAAAGGGTATGAAATTGACCTCTCTGGTTCTATCACGCCTGAATGGAGCGTTTCTGCGGGATGGGTACAGTTTAGCGCAAAAGATGCTGAGAATGTTGATGTTACCACCACCCATCCACGCAAAGAGGCAAAACTGGGTACGACCTACAAAATGGGTCAATTGACCTTAGGTACGGTGCTAAGTTGGCAAAGTAAGTTTTATGAGTCCACCACCGATTCACTCGGAAATGCGGTCGATCTGACCCAAGACGCTGTTTTCTTAGTCGACGTGATGGCAAAGTACCAAATCACCAAAGCTTTATCAGCCCAACTCAATGTTGAAAACCTCTTCGATAAAGAGTACTACTCCAACATCGACTACAGCACGCAAGTGATTTATGGCGATCCACGCACCGTGACACTCACGATGAAATACACCTTTTAA
- a CDS encoding sensor histidine kinase — protein MFNAFRALSLSAKFSLAFSSIVFFILAVMLAVVIPTWQQERLKSETSTIERLLASMENQVRLTIHINSLYNTSYWEKLTLEVKNRIHTFNSALNSLDTPNETTLMALLDRHFSDFTCNALLLQNERVIYGTRDLFFPQAFRNTPLTLEQWNINDKTVRINICPANEKEFLYLTPLQKNGYSIAIVCQSQDFLQQHNDFEASIGTILKQSFQHFKTNHAGFAYMMWVDGSDRMCDHNASLRTSDNPIAKNFNTACCVSKTSPNDQPLTGQLKASDYLKAASENKPIYHRIPKTDDPSGKLYPAFTWVRYFKGNHAYPFILAATLYEEDIYKELDPIILKFIPAIILTLISAFALGWLFFHRFTLKIDRLLNVAKAVEQGEIHKRSHIKGEDDIATLAKTFDAMLDSLEENIQTLDAKVATRTLELEALLKEKEVLLKEIHHRVKNNLSIIIALMQLKENQAQSEESQTLLLELQERIYAIELLHRQLYQSTSLKEIAFDVYVSGLVENMRQTYATDEKKIALHVTIEPVCLGIEQALSCGLLINECVTNAIKHAFDESGGEIEIGFTCKEHECTLSVHDTGRGLPEHFALKTAQGLGMQLIEGIACQQLQGKLHSENSDGAHFAIRFTQEA, from the coding sequence ATGTTTAACGCCTTTCGCGCCCTTTCTCTTTCGGCGAAATTTAGTCTTGCTTTTAGTAGTATTGTATTTTTCATCCTTGCCGTCATGCTTGCTGTTGTTATTCCAACATGGCAACAAGAGCGCCTTAAGAGTGAGACGAGTACCATTGAGCGTCTTTTAGCCTCAATGGAGAACCAAGTTCGCCTAACAATTCATATCAATTCACTGTACAATACCTCATATTGGGAAAAATTAACGCTGGAAGTTAAAAATAGAATCCATACGTTTAATAGCGCATTAAATTCATTGGATACTCCAAACGAAACGACATTAATGGCACTGTTAGATCGCCATTTTTCTGACTTTACATGTAATGCACTTTTACTGCAAAATGAGCGTGTCATTTACGGCACGCGCGACCTCTTTTTCCCTCAGGCTTTTCGAAATACCCCTTTAACATTGGAGCAGTGGAATATAAACGACAAGACCGTGCGTATCAATATTTGCCCTGCCAATGAAAAAGAATTTTTGTATCTTACCCCACTTCAAAAAAATGGCTATTCTATTGCCATCGTATGTCAAAGTCAAGACTTTTTACAGCAACACAACGATTTTGAAGCCAGCATTGGCACGATCTTAAAACAAAGTTTTCAGCATTTTAAAACAAATCATGCTGGTTTTGCCTATATGATGTGGGTGGATGGAAGCGATAGGATGTGCGACCACAACGCTTCATTGCGCACAAGCGACAATCCTATTGCTAAAAACTTCAATACCGCGTGTTGTGTTAGTAAAACATCGCCCAACGATCAACCGTTAACAGGTCAATTAAAAGCAAGCGATTATCTCAAAGCAGCCAGCGAAAATAAGCCAATCTATCATCGCATACCCAAAACGGACGATCCGAGTGGAAAGCTTTATCCAGCATTTACATGGGTGCGCTACTTTAAAGGCAATCACGCGTATCCATTTATCCTTGCGGCAACCTTGTATGAAGAAGATATTTACAAAGAACTTGACCCTATTATTCTCAAATTTATTCCAGCGATTATTCTGACGTTGATTTCGGCATTTGCCTTGGGATGGCTATTTTTTCATCGATTTACCCTCAAAATTGATCGCCTTTTAAATGTGGCTAAGGCCGTTGAGCAAGGAGAGATTCATAAACGAAGTCATATCAAAGGCGAAGACGACATCGCAACATTGGCTAAAACATTTGATGCGATGCTTGATTCGCTGGAGGAGAACATCCAAACCTTAGATGCCAAAGTTGCGACACGCACTTTGGAGCTTGAAGCGCTTTTGAAAGAAAAAGAGGTGCTCTTAAAAGAGATTCACCACCGTGTGAAAAACAATCTTTCGATCATCATCGCTCTTATGCAACTCAAAGAAAATCAAGCCCAAAGTGAAGAGTCGCAAACGCTCTTACTTGAACTGCAAGAGCGCATCTACGCGATTGAACTTTTGCACCGACAACTCTACCAGTCCACGAGTCTTAAAGAGATCGCGTTTGATGTCTATGTAAGCGGTTTGGTCGAAAATATGCGCCAAACTTACGCGACGGATGAGAAAAAAATTGCTTTACATGTAACCATAGAACCCGTTTGTCTTGGTATCGAGCAAGCACTTTCCTGCGGTCTTTTGATCAATGAATGCGTCACCAACGCGATCAAACACGCCTTTGATGAGAGCGGTGGAGAGATCGAAATTGGCTTTACATGTAAAGAGCACGAATGCACGCTCAGCGTTCATGATACGGGCAGAGGTTTGCCTGAGCATTTTGCGCTTAAAACGGCACAAGGGCTTGGAATGCAGTTGATCGAAGGCATCGCATGTCAACAACTCCAAGGCAAACTGCACTCTGAAAATTCAGACGGAGCGCACTTTGCGATCCGCTTTACGCAAGAGGCTTAG
- a CDS encoding TonB-dependent receptor domain-containing protein → MLNSLRIKQTLRLSLVTTTLLCSVAMAEDQQLESVEVWETQVSSSSLNLGSSSIETKQADHLSDLLRDLPGVDVGGTSSINNRIAIRGLEDENLDISIDGAKVSNVNMFHHIGNLLVNPDILKKADVQVGTNSVVNGGLGGAVAFETKDGKDLLQDGKEYGARIQGNYNSNDSLGGSVAAYGKVTDKVDLLLYHHYVDKNEWEDGRGEESFGTDGEVGNTLIKVGYDISDAQRITLSYDKLKDEGDYAPRPDFGKAYNLFATGNYLYPTEYTRETITLKHQVDLGDNLFLQTSIYSNENELQRYEKRDGTTQRVRAVPAGMNPYEGLLDGVVKNYGINTKAQSSIALGSLNNTFTYGGLYDTQTSEVEWSGEQYGENEKAKTGALYVEDAITFSNGFILTPGIRYNNYQYDGVYGEISDSKFTYGLAAEYPLSDTFSLIASATTLYKGVEMVDVLASNRMYVNDNSGLKAETGINKEVGFKYQNKNTLGAKNLGFSFKVFDTRIDDYIITTWTTSTSAEMTNGGTLDIQGFEASFVYDIGALSSLITYAHSNSKFRNTGLSTQREPGDSLSVNLDYAFMKNLSLSWDSLFVMEEERQYIAAQQTKEAYDVHDIAVKWKPSSVKGLTLIAGVDNIFDESYVSHASENRLLSGVSLSDYEPGRNIKLSFSYEF, encoded by the coding sequence ATGTTAAATTCGCTCCGTATAAAACAGACATTAAGGTTATCACTTGTCACAACCACGCTTTTATGCAGTGTTGCTATGGCGGAAGATCAGCAGTTAGAGAGTGTTGAAGTGTGGGAAACACAGGTCAGCAGCTCCTCGCTCAATCTTGGAAGTTCTTCGATTGAAACCAAACAGGCCGATCACTTAAGCGATCTTTTGCGCGATCTTCCGGGTGTGGATGTGGGAGGAACCAGCTCGATCAACAACCGTATTGCGATTCGTGGTTTGGAGGATGAAAACCTCGATATTAGCATCGATGGCGCGAAAGTTTCCAATGTCAATATGTTCCATCACATCGGTAACTTGCTGGTCAACCCTGACATCTTGAAAAAAGCAGATGTGCAAGTCGGCACTAATTCGGTTGTCAATGGAGGTTTGGGTGGTGCGGTTGCGTTTGAAACCAAAGATGGCAAAGACCTTTTGCAAGATGGCAAAGAGTATGGCGCACGAATTCAGGGCAATTACAACTCCAATGACAGCCTTGGTGGCTCCGTGGCAGCGTATGGCAAAGTGACCGATAAGGTTGATCTTTTGCTGTACCATCACTATGTGGACAAGAATGAGTGGGAAGATGGCAGAGGCGAAGAGAGTTTTGGAACCGATGGTGAGGTTGGCAATACGTTGATTAAAGTTGGGTATGACATCAGCGATGCACAACGTATCACACTCTCGTACGATAAACTCAAAGACGAAGGCGATTACGCGCCACGTCCTGATTTTGGCAAAGCGTATAACCTCTTTGCAACGGGAAATTATCTCTATCCGACTGAGTATACGAGAGAGACGATCACGCTCAAACATCAAGTTGATTTAGGCGACAATCTCTTTTTACAAACCTCGATTTACAGCAATGAAAATGAGTTACAACGCTATGAAAAACGCGATGGAACCACCCAACGTGTCAGAGCAGTACCTGCTGGCATGAACCCGTATGAAGGACTCTTGGATGGCGTGGTTAAAAACTATGGTATCAACACCAAAGCACAGTCTTCTATCGCGCTTGGAAGCTTAAATAACACCTTTACCTATGGCGGTTTATACGATACCCAAACCAGCGAAGTGGAGTGGAGTGGCGAGCAATACGGTGAAAACGAGAAAGCCAAAACGGGTGCACTTTACGTTGAAGATGCCATCACGTTTAGCAATGGCTTTATCTTAACCCCAGGAATTCGTTACAACAACTATCAATACGATGGCGTGTATGGCGAAATCTCTGATAGTAAATTTACCTACGGCTTGGCGGCGGAGTATCCTCTTTCCGACACGTTCAGCCTCATTGCAAGTGCCACAACACTTTACAAAGGTGTTGAGATGGTGGATGTGCTAGCGAGTAACCGTATGTATGTCAATGATAACTCTGGTCTTAAAGCAGAAACGGGCATTAACAAAGAGGTTGGGTTTAAATATCAGAACAAAAACACACTGGGTGCCAAAAACCTTGGCTTTAGCTTCAAAGTGTTTGATACACGTATTGATGACTACATTATCACGACATGGACGACCAGTACAAGTGCGGAGATGACCAACGGTGGAACCCTTGATATTCAAGGTTTTGAGGCAAGTTTTGTGTATGACATAGGCGCTCTTAGCTCTTTAATTACCTATGCGCACTCCAACTCAAAATTTAGAAATACAGGGCTTTCAACGCAAAGAGAACCGGGAGACAGCTTAAGCGTTAACCTTGATTATGCGTTTATGAAAAACCTTTCACTCTCGTGGGATTCGTTATTTGTGATGGAAGAAGAGCGTCAGTATATTGCCGCGCAACAAACCAAAGAGGCGTACGATGTGCATGATATTGCGGTGAAATGGAAACCAAGTAGCGTTAAAGGGCTTACCTTAATCGCAGGAGTTGATAATATTTTTGATGAGTCTTACGTCTCTCATGCCTCTGAAAACAGACTTCTCAGTGGTGTTTCACTCTCAGACTATGAACCTGGACGTAACATCAAACTC
- a CDS encoding response regulator: MGKKNEDIKILVVEDETILALQLKMSLQKFGYGISGVEATANDAMRHVDTNLPDMVLLDIHLKGEKSGTEAGRYIWQNHHIPIIYLTSYCDNATIKMAMDSEPYGYLSKPFRANDLKATLQAAWYKHTYFHPTLELTRTCNPLVKLPCDYIFDRTSGVLTCKDQSVKLTGNEIKFFQILSESAGNTVSFEQISAYIYREESHDLSRLRNLVYRLRQKIDASLLENVFEAGYRLNV; this comes from the coding sequence ATGGGCAAGAAAAACGAAGATATTAAGATTTTAGTCGTGGAAGATGAGACTATTTTGGCATTGCAACTCAAAATGAGCCTTCAAAAATTTGGCTATGGCATCAGCGGCGTGGAAGCAACCGCCAATGATGCGATGCGTCACGTCGATACCAATCTGCCCGATATGGTGCTGCTTGACATTCATTTAAAAGGCGAAAAAAGTGGCACGGAGGCGGGGCGTTACATCTGGCAGAATCACCATATTCCTATTATTTATCTTACGTCGTATTGTGACAATGCAACGATCAAAATGGCGATGGATTCGGAGCCATATGGCTATTTGAGCAAGCCCTTTCGTGCCAATGATCTTAAAGCCACACTGCAAGCTGCATGGTACAAACACACCTATTTTCACCCCACGCTAGAGCTTACACGCACCTGCAATCCTCTTGTTAAACTGCCCTGCGACTACATCTTTGATCGCACCAGCGGCGTGCTTACATGTAAAGATCAAAGCGTGAAATTAACAGGCAATGAGATCAAATTTTTCCAAATCTTAAGCGAATCGGCAGGCAATACGGTCAGTTTCGAGCAGATCAGTGCGTACATTTATAGGGAAGAGTCACACGATCTTTCGCGCTTGCGCAACCTTGTCTACCGTTTGCGTCAAAAGATCGATGCGAGCCTTTTGGAAAACGTCTTTGAGGCAGGGTACCGTCTCAATGTTTAA
- a CDS encoding FeoA family protein, which translates to MYLNELKKGQKCTLVKIHASGKLRQKLLDMGFIFGADIEVVREAPLYDPMELRIHNYLISLRRTEAGMLEVEAV; encoded by the coding sequence ATGTATTTAAATGAGCTGAAAAAAGGGCAGAAGTGCACGTTGGTAAAGATTCACGCGAGCGGAAAACTAAGGCAAAAGCTTTTGGATATGGGATTTATTTTTGGAGCGGACATTGAAGTGGTGCGCGAAGCACCGTTGTATGACCCGATGGAACTGCGCATTCATAACTATCTCATCAGTCTAAGGCGCACGGAAGCTGGGATGTTGGAGGTAGAAGCCGTATGA
- a CDS encoding FecR family protein: protein MSQAWIDEMAALWFTKVQDGLSFSEQRAFKKWLHVNPEHSKAYAQFEALWHDLDGLSPIQNRTCFKKRLKPWFGYACACVVACFFIAFLQWQTWNSRLEFAQNMATPVGAMREYTLLDGTTLFLDTDTNVSVEYYKQKRLVKLHQGQLVLHVSKDAARPLFVEAKNVQIRVTGTLFEVRNVENHVRISVEEGSVEVSHKRFEDGSVLTLASLSAKEQISLDERGFVLSASTLHNDSVAPWRSGRLIFDKTPLREVLFEFERYGAKKTMIASLELASIPLSGSFEVERFGSFLEMLPKVLPLKTLNVGDNVVIEKR from the coding sequence ATGAGTCAAGCGTGGATTGATGAAATGGCAGCACTTTGGTTTACTAAAGTTCAAGATGGACTCAGCTTTTCAGAGCAAAGAGCGTTTAAAAAATGGTTACATGTAAACCCCGAACACTCAAAAGCGTACGCACAGTTTGAAGCGTTGTGGCACGATCTTGATGGGCTTTCACCGATCCAAAACCGTACCTGTTTTAAAAAGCGCCTCAAACCGTGGTTTGGGTATGCCTGTGCGTGCGTAGTTGCCTGTTTTTTCATTGCTTTTTTGCAGTGGCAGACGTGGAACAGTCGTCTTGAGTTTGCGCAAAATATGGCGACGCCTGTGGGTGCGATGCGTGAATATACGCTGCTAGATGGCACCACACTCTTTCTTGATACCGATACCAACGTGAGTGTGGAGTACTACAAGCAGAAGCGTTTGGTAAAACTGCATCAGGGTCAACTGGTTTTACATGTAAGCAAAGATGCCGCTCGGCCGCTGTTTGTCGAAGCTAAAAATGTGCAAATTCGCGTCACGGGAACGCTCTTTGAAGTCCGCAATGTGGAGAATCACGTCCGTATCAGCGTGGAAGAGGGGAGTGTGGAGGTGTCGCACAAACGCTTTGAAGATGGCAGCGTTTTGACGTTGGCGAGCTTGAGCGCGAAAGAGCAGATCAGCTTGGATGAACGGGGGTTTGTTTTGAGTGCTTCCACTCTGCACAACGACTCGGTTGCTCCGTGGCGTAGCGGTCGTTTGATTTTCGATAAAACACCGCTTAGGGAGGTGCTGTTTGAGTTTGAGCGTTATGGGGCGAAAAAAACGATGATTGCCTCTTTGGAACTGGCTTCCATACCGCTTTCTGGGAGTTTTGAGGTCGAGCGATTTGGCAGTTTTTTAGAGATGCTTCCCAAAGTTTTACCGCTAAAAACTCTCAATGTTGGGGATAACGTGGTGATTGAAAAACGATAA
- the feoB gene encoding ferrous iron transport protein B has translation MIKVVLAGQPNCGKSTIFNLVSGIHQHIANYPGVTVDKKIGRFSYHGEKIEMVDLPGTYSFSSYSLEERVAKRFIYEETPDIILNIVDASNLKRNLYLTFQLLEIGIPVVVVLNMMDVATRRGIEIDPEKMQALLGCPVVRASGSKGEGGEGIMQALLETYHVKAQYVPFRMDYENLEPFIQEIHNTIVPKESALNQRWLALKVLENDETIIEKLSVTEAQRAEVEACEARFHSISGKDSAAFFALHRYEAAGLIFHQCANVNKLQGETLSDKVDHFILNRWLAFPILLLIMFLVYKLSIVGGYKLTDYTWPILAAFKNFVIESVPSPDLIYVPLFTDLAIWMVNSANALMNYIPVFFILFAMIAIMEDVGYMPRLAFILDRVFKKFGLHGQSTLPLVLGGAMVGGCAVPGVMSTKGIADERARMATILAVPYMNCLAKVPFYTLILGSFFKEEMGLMMFYISTVTLFVALIVSKLLTSTVLRTKETAPFVMELPPYHLPTFKGVVIKAAQRVWVYIKKVVSIVLAVAVVLFALLQFPGLSETSKEAFELKLIDALSRFDATAQTTAYYESVNSREKVSALLNAYDSYKAKRMLSSSSESAQKVDEVFKQKLEKGFVLLKPGKDAEAKSINTALVQLSNARKEILRSMKNEKIENSFLGMVGRSMEPLTQFAGFDWKINVAFLSSFAARESAVATLGSLYENNKADSMRAEEAMYANSGYTPLHAVAILIFMILTPPCIATMIVVKMQFNSYKWMLFAIFFPIGLGVFFSTFIFSFGTAAGWSGVEAMSYFYAFIVLSALILGLLPQRGHAWTGGFRNRA, from the coding sequence ATGATCAAAGTTGTCTTAGCCGGTCAGCCCAACTGTGGCAAATCGACCATTTTTAACTTAGTGAGCGGCATTCACCAACACATTGCCAACTATCCGGGCGTCACGGTCGATAAAAAGATCGGACGGTTTAGTTACCACGGTGAAAAGATCGAGATGGTGGATTTGCCAGGCACCTACTCGTTTAGCTCCTACTCGCTGGAAGAGCGCGTGGCGAAGCGGTTTATCTATGAGGAAACACCCGATATCATTTTAAACATTGTGGACGCGTCTAACCTCAAACGCAATCTTTATCTTACGTTTCAACTCTTGGAGATCGGCATCCCCGTCGTTGTGGTGCTCAATATGATGGACGTTGCCACACGAAGGGGCATTGAGATCGACCCAGAAAAGATGCAAGCACTGCTTGGCTGTCCTGTTGTGCGCGCGAGTGGCTCTAAAGGCGAGGGTGGCGAAGGAATCATGCAAGCACTGCTTGAGACGTATCATGTTAAAGCGCAGTACGTTCCGTTTCGAATGGATTATGAGAACTTAGAGCCGTTTATCCAAGAGATTCACAACACGATTGTGCCCAAAGAGAGTGCACTCAATCAGCGTTGGCTTGCTCTTAAAGTGCTTGAAAATGATGAGACGATTATTGAAAAGCTCTCTGTTACCGAAGCTCAACGAGCCGAAGTTGAGGCTTGCGAAGCGCGGTTTCACTCCATCTCTGGCAAAGACAGTGCCGCCTTTTTTGCGCTTCATCGCTACGAGGCTGCAGGTCTTATCTTTCATCAATGTGCAAACGTGAACAAACTCCAAGGTGAAACGCTCAGCGACAAGGTCGATCACTTCATTCTCAACCGTTGGTTGGCGTTTCCTATTTTACTTTTGATTATGTTTTTGGTTTATAAGCTCTCCATTGTCGGTGGGTATAAATTGACCGATTACACGTGGCCGATCTTAGCGGCGTTTAAAAATTTTGTGATTGAGAGTGTGCCCTCACCGGATCTCATTTATGTGCCACTTTTTACGGACCTTGCGATCTGGATGGTGAACAGTGCCAATGCGCTGATGAACTATATTCCCGTCTTTTTCATCTTGTTTGCGATGATCGCTATTATGGAAGATGTGGGGTATATGCCGCGTCTTGCATTCATTTTGGATCGCGTCTTTAAAAAATTTGGTCTGCATGGGCAGTCCACGCTTCCCTTAGTTTTGGGTGGCGCGATGGTCGGTGGGTGCGCGGTTCCGGGTGTCATGTCGACCAAAGGCATTGCCGATGAGCGCGCACGTATGGCGACGATTTTGGCGGTGCCGTACATGAACTGTTTAGCCAAAGTTCCGTTTTACACGCTTATTTTGGGAAGTTTTTTCAAAGAAGAGATGGGTTTGATGATGTTTTACATCTCGACGGTGACCCTTTTTGTAGCATTGATCGTCTCCAAATTGCTCACCAGTACGGTGCTTCGAACCAAAGAGACGGCGCCTTTTGTGATGGAATTACCGCCGTATCATTTGCCGACCTTTAAAGGGGTCGTGATTAAAGCGGCGCAACGGGTGTGGGTGTATATTAAAAAAGTTGTGAGTATCGTGCTTGCCGTGGCCGTTGTTCTTTTTGCTTTATTGCAATTTCCTGGATTGAGTGAAACATCCAAAGAGGCATTTGAGCTCAAACTCATTGATGCGCTCAGTCGTTTTGATGCGACCGCTCAAACCACGGCGTATTATGAAAGCGTCAACAGTCGCGAGAAGGTTTCGGCTCTTTTAAACGCGTACGATAGCTACAAAGCAAAGCGTATGCTCTCCTCAAGCAGCGAGTCGGCGCAAAAGGTCGATGAGGTGTTTAAGCAGAAGCTTGAAAAAGGGTTTGTACTGTTAAAACCTGGCAAAGATGCGGAAGCCAAAAGCATCAATACTGCCCTTGTGCAACTCTCCAATGCGCGTAAAGAGATTTTGCGCAGTATGAAAAATGAGAAAATTGAGAACAGTTTTTTAGGGATGGTGGGGCGATCCATGGAGCCTTTGACCCAATTTGCAGGGTTTGATTGGAAGATCAACGTGGCATTTTTAAGCTCATTTGCCGCGCGTGAAAGTGCAGTTGCTACGCTTGGATCGTTGTATGAAAACAACAAAGCCGACTCCATGCGCGCGGAAGAGGCAATGTATGCCAACAGTGGTTATACCCCTTTGCACGCCGTGGCGATCTTGATTTTTATGATTTTAACGCCACCGTGCATTGCGACGATGATCGTGGTGAAGATGCAGTTTAACAGCTACAAATGGATGCTGTTTGCGATCTTCTTTCCCATCGGTTTGGGCGTGTTCTTTTCGACGTTTATCTTTAGTTTTGGCACGGCTGCAGGCTGGAGTGGCGTGGAGGCGATGAGCTACTTTTACGCCTTTATAGTTTTGAGTGCCCTTATTTTAGGGCTTTTACCGCAACGAGGTCACGCGTGGACGGGTGGATTTAGAAACAGAGCGTGA